One Lutra lutra chromosome 7, mLutLut1.2, whole genome shotgun sequence DNA window includes the following coding sequences:
- the SAMD15 gene encoding sterile alpha motif domain-containing protein 15 isoform X3, which produces MAQDPEGETMAEGGPELPVEIDQEPQPEMEEKELEVGAPENIHRHAKPTSTSKEEIPKESERDLPSETEPGMPQEAKSETWREMGGELFKDSEVLMDDKEEPDLEPPEEAKLDVTEDGLTESDKETDLELPEETESEVSGASFSESRLELLQKNILEVLEDSFKKQYAGIGPEPPEQTKPEFPSEKPRKSVEEADLQPPRMTIPEEAQRKSPEEKGTEPPEQTKPEFPRGKRSKATEEAGVEPPEETKPENPEDHQRKSTEVKVPEPLGETTSEFPEEKSRKSIEETGLEPSGKTKPEVEEKTLKESTVKKVLEPLEDTQPSDQKDKQRKSAEETGLAPPQKSQSEETIRKLTEENDLEPKFPKKETRKSTEETGQRPPQKTKAEVQEKTQTEETKEKDLELPDKAQLPLRIVSHTEFFKEDRPKPVKFKYSPDKDKLEHSDYETRKWSVKKSKAKRESTFESLRVSKVDSVRECFTTNFICGRKLIHVNCSNLPQMGITDFEDMKAISRHTRVLLGIEEPLFSRTITLPYRDNIGLFLERKGHTGVKSDSLTFSEFVQAEGLQDYAPKITTPEEKEA; this is translated from the exons GACCCCGAAGGTGAAACCATGGCAGAGGGAGGCCCGGAGCTGCCTGTAGAGATTGACCAGGAACCCCAGCCAGAGATGGAGGAAAAAGAGCTCGAGGTGGGGGCGCCGGAGAATATACACCGACACGCAAAACCGACCAGCACGTCCAAGGAGGAGATTCCCAAGGAGTCCGAGAGAGACCTTCCTAGCGAGACTGAGCCAGGGATGCCGCAGGAGGCAAAGTCAGAGACatggagagagatgggaggagagcTTTTCAAGGATTCCGAGGTCCTTATGGATGATAAAGAGGAGCCAGATTTAGAGCCACCGGAGGAGGCCAAATTAGATGTTACAGAGGACGGACTCACAGAgtcagataaggaaacagacctGGAGCTTCCAGAGGAGACAGAGTCTGAAGTTTCAGGGGCCTCATTCAGTGAGTCAAGATTAGAGTTGCTACAAAAGAACATACTGGAGGTTCTGGAggattcatttaaaaagcaatatgcAGGAATAGGTCCAGAACCTCCGGAGCAGACCAAACCTGAATTTCCAAGTGAGAAACCAAGAAAATCAGTTGAAGAGGCAGATCTACAGCCGCCAAGGATGACCATTCCAGAGGAAGCACAAAGAAAGTCACCtgaggagaaagggacagagccaCCTGAACAGACTAAACCAGAGTTTCCAAGGGGGAAACGAAGTAAGGCTACTGAGGAGGCAGGTGTAGAGCCACCAGAAGAGACTAAACCAGAGAATCCAGAGGACCACCAAAGAAAATCAACTGAGGTGAAAGTTCCAGAGCCACTCGGAGAGACCACATCAGAATTTCCtgaggaaaaatcaagaaaatcaaTTGAGGAAACAGGTTTAGAGCCATCAGGAAAGACCAAACCAGAAGTTGAAGAGAAGACACTGAAAGAGTCAACTGTGAAGAAAGTTTTAGAACCACTAGAGGACACTCAACCATCAGATCAAAAAGATAAGCAGAGAAAATCAGCTGAGGAGACAGGACTGGCACCACCACAGAAGTCCCAATCAGAGGAGACAATAAGAAAGTTAACAGAGGAGAATGATCTAGAGCCAaagtttccaaagaaagaaacaagaaaatcaaCTGAGGAAACAGGTCAAAGGCCACCACAGAAGACCAAAGCAGAGGTTcaagagaagacacaaacagaagaAACTAAAGAGAAAGATCTAGAATTACCAGATAAAGCCCAACTGCCACTAAGAATAGTGTCACATACAGAATTTTTCAAGGAAGATAGGCCAAAACCAGTCAAATTTAAATATTCCCCAGACAAGGATAAGCTAGAACACTCTGACTATGAAACAAGAAAGTGGTCAGTAAAAAAATCCAAGGCTAAAAGAGAGTCCACGTTTGAGTCTCTGAGAGTAAGTAAAGTAGACTCGGTGAGG GAGTGTTTTACCACAAACTTCATCTGTGGTCGAAAGCTCATTCACGTAAACTGCTCAAACCTCCCTCAGATGGGGATAACAGACTTTGAGGACATGAAG GCAATTTCTCGACATACACGGGTGCTCCTCGGAATTGAAGAGCCATTGTTCAGTCGCACCATCACCCTGCCCTACAGGGACAATATCGGCTTATTTTTAGAGCGAAAAGGTCACACTGGGGTAAAATCTGATTCCTTGACCTTCTCTGAATTTGTGCAAGCAGAAGGATTACAGgattatgctccaaaaataaccACCCCCGAAGAGAAGGAAGCATAG
- the SAMD15 gene encoding sterile alpha motif domain-containing protein 15 isoform X1, protein MAQDPEGETMAEGGPELPVEIDQEPQPEMEEKELEVGAPENIHRHAKPTSTSKEEIPKESERDLPSETEPGMPQEAKSETWREMGGELFKDSEVLMDDKEEPDLEPPEEAKLDVTEDGLTESDKETDLELPEETESEVSGASFSESRLELLQKNILEVLEDSFKKQYAGIGPEPPEQTKPEFPSEKPRKSVEEADLQPPRMTIPEEAQRKSPEEKGTEPPEQTKPEFPRGKRSKATEEAGVEPPEETKPENPEDHQRKSTEVKVPEPLGETTSEFPEEKSRKSIEETGLEPSGKTKPEVEEKTLKESTVKKVLEPLEDTQPSDQKDKQRKSAEETGLAPPQKSQSEETIRKLTEENDLEPKFPKKETRKSTEETGQRPPQKTKAEVQEKTQTEETKEKDLELPDKAQLPLRIVSHTEFFKEDRPKPVKFKYSPDKDKLEHSDYETRKWSVKKSKAKRESTFESLRVSKVDSVRVSNEFSKDFKGLLEVPDDLHSYLADSQRDLRLSFSEKVVKLSPEMKQGHKDEETQPKESTELQFEYLKWSPEKVAEWISELGFPQYKECFTTNFICGRKLIHVNCSNLPQMGITDFEDMKAISRHTRVLLGIEEPLFSRTITLPYRDNIGLFLERKGHTGVKSDSLTFSEFVQAEGLQDYAPKITTPEEKEA, encoded by the exons GACCCCGAAGGTGAAACCATGGCAGAGGGAGGCCCGGAGCTGCCTGTAGAGATTGACCAGGAACCCCAGCCAGAGATGGAGGAAAAAGAGCTCGAGGTGGGGGCGCCGGAGAATATACACCGACACGCAAAACCGACCAGCACGTCCAAGGAGGAGATTCCCAAGGAGTCCGAGAGAGACCTTCCTAGCGAGACTGAGCCAGGGATGCCGCAGGAGGCAAAGTCAGAGACatggagagagatgggaggagagcTTTTCAAGGATTCCGAGGTCCTTATGGATGATAAAGAGGAGCCAGATTTAGAGCCACCGGAGGAGGCCAAATTAGATGTTACAGAGGACGGACTCACAGAgtcagataaggaaacagacctGGAGCTTCCAGAGGAGACAGAGTCTGAAGTTTCAGGGGCCTCATTCAGTGAGTCAAGATTAGAGTTGCTACAAAAGAACATACTGGAGGTTCTGGAggattcatttaaaaagcaatatgcAGGAATAGGTCCAGAACCTCCGGAGCAGACCAAACCTGAATTTCCAAGTGAGAAACCAAGAAAATCAGTTGAAGAGGCAGATCTACAGCCGCCAAGGATGACCATTCCAGAGGAAGCACAAAGAAAGTCACCtgaggagaaagggacagagccaCCTGAACAGACTAAACCAGAGTTTCCAAGGGGGAAACGAAGTAAGGCTACTGAGGAGGCAGGTGTAGAGCCACCAGAAGAGACTAAACCAGAGAATCCAGAGGACCACCAAAGAAAATCAACTGAGGTGAAAGTTCCAGAGCCACTCGGAGAGACCACATCAGAATTTCCtgaggaaaaatcaagaaaatcaaTTGAGGAAACAGGTTTAGAGCCATCAGGAAAGACCAAACCAGAAGTTGAAGAGAAGACACTGAAAGAGTCAACTGTGAAGAAAGTTTTAGAACCACTAGAGGACACTCAACCATCAGATCAAAAAGATAAGCAGAGAAAATCAGCTGAGGAGACAGGACTGGCACCACCACAGAAGTCCCAATCAGAGGAGACAATAAGAAAGTTAACAGAGGAGAATGATCTAGAGCCAaagtttccaaagaaagaaacaagaaaatcaaCTGAGGAAACAGGTCAAAGGCCACCACAGAAGACCAAAGCAGAGGTTcaagagaagacacaaacagaagaAACTAAAGAGAAAGATCTAGAATTACCAGATAAAGCCCAACTGCCACTAAGAATAGTGTCACATACAGAATTTTTCAAGGAAGATAGGCCAAAACCAGTCAAATTTAAATATTCCCCAGACAAGGATAAGCTAGAACACTCTGACTATGAAACAAGAAAGTGGTCAGTAAAAAAATCCAAGGCTAAAAGAGAGTCCACGTTTGAGTCTCTGAGAGTAAGTAAAGTAGACTCGGTGAGGGTAAGTAATgagttttctaaagattttaaagGACTGTTGGAAGTTCCTGATGATTTACACTCTTACCTCGCAGACTCTCAGAGGGATTTGAGATTGTCTTTTAGTGAAAAAGTTGTAAAATTGTCCCCAGAGATGAAACAGGGACACAAAGATGAAGAAACCCAGCCAAAAGAAAGTACTGAACTACAATTTGAATATCTTAAATGGAGCCCAGAGAAAGTTGCAGAGTGGATTAGTGAGCTAGGCTTCCCTCAGTACAAG GAGTGTTTTACCACAAACTTCATCTGTGGTCGAAAGCTCATTCACGTAAACTGCTCAAACCTCCCTCAGATGGGGATAACAGACTTTGAGGACATGAAG GCAATTTCTCGACATACACGGGTGCTCCTCGGAATTGAAGAGCCATTGTTCAGTCGCACCATCACCCTGCCCTACAGGGACAATATCGGCTTATTTTTAGAGCGAAAAGGTCACACTGGGGTAAAATCTGATTCCTTGACCTTCTCTGAATTTGTGCAAGCAGAAGGATTACAGgattatgctccaaaaataaccACCCCCGAAGAGAAGGAAGCATAG
- the SAMD15 gene encoding sterile alpha motif domain-containing protein 15 isoform X2, whose product MAQDPEGETMAEGGPELPVEIDQEPQPEMEEKELEVGAPENIHRHAKPTSTSKEEIPKESERDLPSETEPGMPQEAKSETWREMGGELFKDSEVLMDDKEEPDLEPPEEAKLDVTEDGLTESDKETDLELPEETESEVSGASFSESRLELLQKNILEVLEDSFKKQYAGIGPEPPEQTKPEFPSEKPRKSVEEADLQPPRMTIPEEAQRKSPEEKGTEPPEQTKPEFPRGKRSKATEEAGVEPPEETKPENPEDHQRKSTEVKVPEPLGETTSEFPEEKSRKSIEETGLEPSGKTKPEVEEKTLKESTVKKVLEPLEDTQPSDQKDKQRKSAEETGLAPPQKSQSEETIRKLTEENDLEPKFPKKETRKSTEETGQRPPQKTKAEVQEKTQTEETKEKDLELPDKAQLPLRIVSHTEFFKEDRPKPVKFKYSPDKDKLEHSDYETRKWSVKKSKAKRESTFESLRVSKVDSVRVSNEFSKDFKGLLEVPDDLHSYLADSQRDLRLSFSEKVVKLSPEMKQGHKDEETQPKESTELQFEYLKWSPEKVAEWISELGFPQYKECFTTNFICGRKLIHVNCSNLPQMGITDFEDMKG is encoded by the exons GACCCCGAAGGTGAAACCATGGCAGAGGGAGGCCCGGAGCTGCCTGTAGAGATTGACCAGGAACCCCAGCCAGAGATGGAGGAAAAAGAGCTCGAGGTGGGGGCGCCGGAGAATATACACCGACACGCAAAACCGACCAGCACGTCCAAGGAGGAGATTCCCAAGGAGTCCGAGAGAGACCTTCCTAGCGAGACTGAGCCAGGGATGCCGCAGGAGGCAAAGTCAGAGACatggagagagatgggaggagagcTTTTCAAGGATTCCGAGGTCCTTATGGATGATAAAGAGGAGCCAGATTTAGAGCCACCGGAGGAGGCCAAATTAGATGTTACAGAGGACGGACTCACAGAgtcagataaggaaacagacctGGAGCTTCCAGAGGAGACAGAGTCTGAAGTTTCAGGGGCCTCATTCAGTGAGTCAAGATTAGAGTTGCTACAAAAGAACATACTGGAGGTTCTGGAggattcatttaaaaagcaatatgcAGGAATAGGTCCAGAACCTCCGGAGCAGACCAAACCTGAATTTCCAAGTGAGAAACCAAGAAAATCAGTTGAAGAGGCAGATCTACAGCCGCCAAGGATGACCATTCCAGAGGAAGCACAAAGAAAGTCACCtgaggagaaagggacagagccaCCTGAACAGACTAAACCAGAGTTTCCAAGGGGGAAACGAAGTAAGGCTACTGAGGAGGCAGGTGTAGAGCCACCAGAAGAGACTAAACCAGAGAATCCAGAGGACCACCAAAGAAAATCAACTGAGGTGAAAGTTCCAGAGCCACTCGGAGAGACCACATCAGAATTTCCtgaggaaaaatcaagaaaatcaaTTGAGGAAACAGGTTTAGAGCCATCAGGAAAGACCAAACCAGAAGTTGAAGAGAAGACACTGAAAGAGTCAACTGTGAAGAAAGTTTTAGAACCACTAGAGGACACTCAACCATCAGATCAAAAAGATAAGCAGAGAAAATCAGCTGAGGAGACAGGACTGGCACCACCACAGAAGTCCCAATCAGAGGAGACAATAAGAAAGTTAACAGAGGAGAATGATCTAGAGCCAaagtttccaaagaaagaaacaagaaaatcaaCTGAGGAAACAGGTCAAAGGCCACCACAGAAGACCAAAGCAGAGGTTcaagagaagacacaaacagaagaAACTAAAGAGAAAGATCTAGAATTACCAGATAAAGCCCAACTGCCACTAAGAATAGTGTCACATACAGAATTTTTCAAGGAAGATAGGCCAAAACCAGTCAAATTTAAATATTCCCCAGACAAGGATAAGCTAGAACACTCTGACTATGAAACAAGAAAGTGGTCAGTAAAAAAATCCAAGGCTAAAAGAGAGTCCACGTTTGAGTCTCTGAGAGTAAGTAAAGTAGACTCGGTGAGGGTAAGTAATgagttttctaaagattttaaagGACTGTTGGAAGTTCCTGATGATTTACACTCTTACCTCGCAGACTCTCAGAGGGATTTGAGATTGTCTTTTAGTGAAAAAGTTGTAAAATTGTCCCCAGAGATGAAACAGGGACACAAAGATGAAGAAACCCAGCCAAAAGAAAGTACTGAACTACAATTTGAATATCTTAAATGGAGCCCAGAGAAAGTTGCAGAGTGGATTAGTGAGCTAGGCTTCCCTCAGTACAAG GAGTGTTTTACCACAAACTTCATCTGTGGTCGAAAGCTCATTCACGTAAACTGCTCAAACCTCCCTCAGATGGGGATAACAGACTTTGAGGACATGAAG GGTTGA